GGTCCTGCGCTACACCCTCACCTCCCTGGGCACGCCGACGACGACCTTCGACCTCGACGTCCGGAGCGGGAAGCGGACGCTGCTCAAGCGCGACCCGGTCGGGGACTTCGACCCGACGCGCTACGAGACCGAGCGCATCTGGGTGACGGCGCGTGACGGCGCGCGGGTGCCCGTGTCGCTCGTCCATCGCCGCGGGCTGCCGCGGAACGGCACGGCGCCGCTGCTGCAGTACGGCTACGGCTCGTACGGCTTCTCGAGCGATCCGTCGTTCAACCCCAACCTGCTCTCGCTGCTCGACCGCGGCTTCGTCTACGCCCTGGCGCACGTGCGCGGCGGCCAGGAGATGGGGCGGCGCTGGTACGAGGACGGGAAGCTGCTGAAGAAGAAGAACACGTTCTTCGACTTCGTCGACGTGACCGAGGCGCTCGTCGCCGGCGGCTATGCGGCACGGGACAAGGTCTTCGCCGCCGGCGGCAGCGCCGGCGGTCTGCTCGTCGGAGCGGTGGTCAACCTGCGACCCGATCTCTATCGCGGCGTCGTCGCCGCGGTCCCGTTCGTCGACGTCGTCACCACGATGCTCGACGAGAGCATTCCGCTGACCACCGGCGAATTCGACGAGTGGGGCAACCCGAAGGACAAGCGCTTCTACGACTACATGCTCTCCTACTCGCCGTACGACCAGGTCAAGGCCCAGGCCTACCCGGCGATGCTGGTGACGACCGGCCTCTGGGACTCGCAGGTGCAGTACTACGAACCGGCCAAGTGGGTCGCCAAGCTCCGCGCCACGAAGACCGACGCGCGGCCGCTGCTGCTGAAGACGAACCTGCAGGCCGGTCACGGCGGCAAGTCGGGGCGCTTCGAGCGGCTGCGCGACCAGGCGCTCCAGTACGCCTTCTTCCTCCATCTCGCGGGGATCGACCAGTGACCACGAGCCATCCGCCGTTCGCGCGCACTGCCGCGCTCGCCCTCGCCTCGCTCCTCGTGCTGCCGGCCGGGATGACACCCGCCGCCGCGGCCACCACCGCCAAGCCGGTGCTCCACGCCCGGCACTGGCTGGCGATCACCGGCAAGCCGCTCGCTGCGACCGCCGGGGCTCGGACCTTTCTCGCCGGCGGCAACGCCGTCGACGCGGCGTGCGCGATGCTCGCGGCCTCGGCCACGATGTGGGACACCCTCGGCTGGGGCGGCGAGACCCAGGCCCTCCTCTGGCACCCCCAGCTCCACAAGGTGATCGCCATCGACGGGCTCGGCGTGGCTCCGACCGGTGCCACGCCGGACCTCTTCCGCTCGCAGGGTCTCTCCTATCCGCCCGCCGAGGGCCCGCTCGCCGCGGTGACGCCGGGCACCCCCGGCGCCCTGATGGTGATGCTCGCCGAGTACGGCAAGCTCTCGCTCGCCGAGGTGCTCGCTCCGGCGATCGAGATGGCCGAGGGCTACCCGATCGAGCAGCAGCTCGCCGACACGATCGAGCGACAGAAGGCGAAGCTCAAGCAGTGGCCGGCCTCCGCCGCGGTCTTCCTGCCCCATGCGGGCCAACGACGAGAGGCCCCGCAGCCGGGCGAGGTCTTCCGCCAGCCCGACCTCAAGGCGACGCTCGAGAAGCTGGTCGAAAGCGAGCGCGCCGGGCTCGCCGCCGGGCTCGACCGCAAGGCGGCGATCTACGCCGCCTACGATCGCTTCTACCGCGGCGACATCGCCCTCGAGCTGGTGCGCGGGGTCCAGGAGATCGGCGGCCTGATCACCGCCGGCGATCTCGACCGCTGGAAGGTGGAGATCGAGGAGCCGGTCTCGACGAGCTACAAGGGGATCGAGGTCTACAAGCTCAACGTCTGGACCCAGGGACCGGCGATGCTCCAGGCGCTCAACCTGCTCGAGCCGTTCGACCTCGCCGCCATGGGCTACAACAGCGCGCGGGAGATCCACACCGTCTACCAGGCGATGAACCTCGCCTTCGCCGACCGCGACTTCTACTACGGCGATCCCTACTCCCCGCCGGAGGAGCCGGTGCGCGGCTTGCTGTCGAAGGAATATGCGGCCGAGCGGCGAAAGCGGATCGATCCACGCCGCAACGACCCGCAGATCTCTCACGGTGATCCCTATCCGTTCGAAGGACGGATCAACCCCTACCTCGAGCTCGAGGCGACCACGCCGCCGACGACCGTGGCCACGCCGGGCGTCGGCATCCCGGACTTCGCGCCGGTGGCCGAGCCGCCGGGTGCGCCGGTGGCCGAACCGACGAGCGTCGCGCCTTCACCGACCCCTTCCGGCTCGCCGACGCCCGCGCCCGGCGGTCCTGTCCCGCCGCAGGATGCACCGCCTCCCCCGCGCACCGCCGAACGCGGCGACTCGTTCGAGGAGACGTTCCGTCGCGGCACCACCTCGGTGCTCGCCGCCGACGCCGAGGGCTGGGTCGTCGCCATGACGCCTTCCGGCGGCTGGGTGCCGGCGGTCGTCGCCGGACACACCGGAATCGGACTCTCCCAGCGGATGCAGAGCTTCGTCCTCGACGACCGCGAGAACCCGTTCAACGTCGTGGCCCCGGGCAAGCGCCCGCGGGTCACGCTCACCCCGACCCTCGCCGTCAAGGACGGCGCTCCCTATCTGGCCGCCGCCGTCCAGGGCGGCGACACGCAGGACCAGAACCTGCTGCAGTTCTTTCTCGGCGTCGTGGAGTTCGGCATGAACGCCCAGGAGGCCGCCGAAGCGGCGAACTTCGTGAGCTATCAGATGAAAAGCTCGTTCGGCGACCACGCGAGCCAGCCGGGCCGGCTGACGGTCAACGAGCAGGTCCCCGAGTGGGTGCGCCGGGAGCTCCGCACGATGGGCTACCAGGTCGACGCGGAGGCGAAGACCTCGGGACCGATCAACGCCATCGTCTTCGATCGCGCTCACGGCACGATGTGGGGCGGCTCGTCGAACCACGGCGAGGACTACGGCGTCGGCTGGTGACGCCCTTCGG
This genomic window from Holophagales bacterium contains:
- a CDS encoding gamma-glutamyltransferase, which produces MTTSHPPFARTAALALASLLVLPAGMTPAAAATTAKPVLHARHWLAITGKPLAATAGARTFLAGGNAVDAACAMLAASATMWDTLGWGGETQALLWHPQLHKVIAIDGLGVAPTGATPDLFRSQGLSYPPAEGPLAAVTPGTPGALMVMLAEYGKLSLAEVLAPAIEMAEGYPIEQQLADTIERQKAKLKQWPASAAVFLPHAGQRREAPQPGEVFRQPDLKATLEKLVESERAGLAAGLDRKAAIYAAYDRFYRGDIALELVRGVQEIGGLITAGDLDRWKVEIEEPVSTSYKGIEVYKLNVWTQGPAMLQALNLLEPFDLAAMGYNSAREIHTVYQAMNLAFADRDFYYGDPYSPPEEPVRGLLSKEYAAERRKRIDPRRNDPQISHGDPYPFEGRINPYLELEATTPPTTVATPGVGIPDFAPVAEPPGAPVAEPTSVAPSPTPSGSPTPAPGGPVPPQDAPPPPRTAERGDSFEETFRRGTTSVLAADAEGWVVAMTPSGGWVPAVVAGHTGIGLSQRMQSFVLDDRENPFNVVAPGKRPRVTLTPTLAVKDGAPYLAAAVQGGDTQDQNLLQFFLGVVEFGMNAQEAAEAANFVSYQMKSSFGDHASQPGRLTVNEQVPEWVRRELRTMGYQVDAEAKTSGPINAIVFDRAHGTMWGGSSNHGEDYGVGW